Below is a genomic region from Escherichia ruysiae.
GTCTGGTGATCATGGGCGGTTCTGCCGGTCGTGGCAATTTCACGCCGAATGCCGAGTTTAATATTGCGATTGATCCTGAAGCGGCGGCCCAGGTCTTCCAGAGCGGACTGGAGATTGTGATGTGTGGCCTGGACGTCACCAATCAGGCGATGCTCACTCCCGAATATCTCATCACACTACCGGAATTGAATCGCACCGGAAAAATGCTTCATGCACTGTTTAGTCACTACCGCAGCGGCAGTATGCAAAGTGGCCTACGAATGCACGATCTCTGTGCCATTGCCTGGCTGGTTCGCCCGGACTTGTTCACTCTCAAACCGTGTTTTGTGGCGGTAGAAACACAAGGTGAATTTACTGCGGGTACGACAGTCGTCGATATTGACGGTCGGCTGGATAAACCGGCAAATGTTCAGGTTGCGCTGGATCTGGACGTGAAAGGTTTCCAGCAGTGGGTGGCGGAGGTGCTGGCGCTGGCGCCGTAACCTGTCACATGTTATCAGCATGTAGTCATTCACTGACTCATGCCTTTCACTGATATCCCTCCCTGTTTATCATTAATTTCTAATTATCAGCGTTTTTGGCTGGCGGCGTAGCGATGCGCTGGTTACTCTGAAAACGGTCTATACAAATTAACAAAAGAGAATAGCTATGCATGATGCAAACATCCGCGTTGCCATCGCGGGAGCCGGGGGGCGTATGGGCCGCCAGTTGATTCAGGCGGCGCTGGCATTAGAGGGCGTGCAGCTTGGCGCGGCGCTGGAACGCGAAGGATCTTCTTTACTGGGCAGCGATGCTGGCGAACTGGCTGGAGCAGGAAAAACCGGCATTATCGTACAAAGCAGCCTTGATGTTGTAAAAGATGATTTTGATGTGTTTATCGATTTTACCCGTCCGGAAGGTACGCTGAACCATCTCGCTTTTTGCCGCCAACATGGCAAAGGGATGGTGATTGGCACCACGGGTTTTGATGACGCAGGTAAACAGGCGATTGGTGAAGCTGCCAAAGATATTGCGATTGTCTTTGCCGCCAACTTTAGCGTCGGTGTCAACGTCATGCTTAAGTTGCTGGAGAAAGCGGCTCAGGTCATGGGTGACTACACTGATATCGAAATTATCGAAGCGCATCATCGACATAAAGTCGATGCGCCGTCAGGCACTGCGCTGGCGATGGGGGAAGCGATTGCCCATGCGTTGGATAAAGATCTGAAAGATTGTGCCGTTTACAGCCGCGAAGGGCATACCGGTGAACGCGTTCCCGGAACGATAGGTTTTGCCACTGTACGTGCCGGAGACATCGTGGGTGAACATACCGCCATGTTTGCCGATATCGGCGAACGTCTGGAGATCACTCATAAGGCTTCCAGCCGCATGACATTTGCTAACGGCGCAGTAAGATCGGCATTGTGGCTGAGTGGCAAGGAAAGTGGCCTTTTTGATATGAGAGATGTGCTTAATCTCAATAAATTGTAACCACAAAACATTTGTAATGACGCAAAAATAACACATTTAATTTATTGATTATAAAGGGCTTTAATTTTAAGCCCTTTTATTTTTGGTGTTATGTTTTTGAATTTTATTCAAGTGCTAAAAATTACATGTTTTGTCTTCTTCTTTTGTTGTTTTAATGTAAATTTTGACCATCTGGTCCACTTTTTTTCTTCGTGTTCTTTGTTTACACATTCTTCTCGCTGCGCAAGCGTTTTCCAGACCTTGTTAGATTGTGTTTTTGTCGGTTAGTGCCTGTAAAATAGATGTGAGGCATAAAATTATATAATAAATCCCGCTATTGAGTTGACTTTTAGCGCCCATATCTCCAGAATGCCGCCGTTTGCCAGAAATTCGTCGGTAAGCAGATTTGCATTGATTCATCGCATCATTGTGAATTAATATGCAAATAAAGTGAGTGAATATTCTCTGGAGGGTGTTTTGATTAAGTCAGCGCTATTGGTTCTGGAAGACGGAACCCAGTTTCACGGTCGGGCCATAGGGGCAACAGGTTCGGCGGTTGGGGAAGTCGTTTTCAATACTTCAATGACCGGTTATCAAGAAATCCTCACTGATCCTTCCTATTCTCGTCAAATCGTTACTCTTACTTATCCCCATATTGGCAATGTCGGCACTAATGACGCTGATGAAGAATCTTCTCAGGTACATGCACAAGGTCTGGTGATTCGCGACCTGCCGCTGATTGCCAGCAACTTCCGTAATACCGAAGACCTCTCTTCTTACCTGAAGCGCCATAACATCGTAGCGATTGCCGATATCGATACCCGTAAGCTGACGCGTTTACTGCGCGAGAAAGGCGCACAGAACGGCTGCATCATCGCGGGCGACAACCCGGATGCGGCGCTGGCATTAGAAAAAGCCCGCGCGTTCCCTGGCCTCAATGGTATGGATCTGGCAAAAGAAGTGACTACCGCAGAGGCCTATAGCTGGACACAAGGGAGTTGGAGGCTGACCGGCGGCCTGCCAGAAGCGAAAAAAGAAGACGAGCTGCCGTTCCACGTCGTGGCTTATGATTTCGGTGCCAAGCGCAACATCTTGCGGATGCTGGTGGACAGAGGCTGTCGCCTGACCATCGTTCCGGCACAAACCTCTGCGGAAGACGTGTTGAAAATGAATCCGGACGGTATCTTCCTCTCCAACGGCCCTGGCGATCCGGCACCGTGCGATTACGCCATTACCGCCATCCAGAAATTCCTCGAAACCGACATCCCGGTATTTGGTATCTGCCTCGGTCATCAGCTGCTGGCGCTGGCAAGTGGGGCGAAGACCATCAAAATGAAATTTGGTCACCACGGCGGCAACCATCCGGTGAAAGATATTGAGAAAAACGTGGTGATGATCACCGCCCAGAACCACGGTTTTGCGGTGGACGAAGCAACATTACCTGCAAACCTGCGTGTTACACATAAATCCCTGTTCGACGGTACGTTACAAGGGATTCATCGCACCGATAAACCGGCGTTCAGCTTCCAGGGGCACCCTGAAGCCAGCCCTGGTCCACACGACGCAGCGCCGTTGTTCGACCACTTTATCGAGTTAATTGAGCAGTACCGTAAAACCGCTAAGTAATCAGGAGTAAAAGAGCCATGCCAAAACGTACAGATATAAAAAGTATCCTGATTCTGGGTGCGGGCCCGATTGTTATCGGTCAGGCGTGTGAGTTTGACTACTCTGGCGCGCAAGCATGTAAAGCCCTTCGCGAAGAGGGTTACCGCGTCATTCTGGTGAACTCCAACCCGGCGACCATCATGACCGACCCGGAAATGGCTGATGCGACCTACATCGAGCCGATTCACTGGGAAGTGGTACGTAAGATTATTGAAAAAGAGCGTCCGGATGCGGTGCTGCCAACGATGGGCGGTCAGACGGCGCTGAACTGTGCGCTTGAGCTTGAGCGTCAGGGCGTGCTGGAAGAGTTCGGTGTGACTATGATTGGTGCTACCGCCGACGCGATTGATAAAGCAGAAGACCGCCGCCGTTTCGACGTGGCGATGAAGAAAATCGGCCTCGAAACCGCGCGTTCTGGTATCGCACATACTATGGAAGAGGCGCTGGCGGTTGCCGCTGAAGTTGGCTTCCCGTGCATCATTCGACCTAGCTTTACTATGGGCGGTAGTGGTGGCGGTATCGCCTATAACCGCGAAGAGTTTGAAGAAATTTGCGCCCGTGGTCTGGATCTCTCCCCGACCAAAGAGCTGCTGATTGATGAGTCGCTGATCGGCTGGAAAGAGTACGAGATGGAAGTGGTGCGTGATAAAAACGACAACTGCATCATCGTCTGCTCTATCGAAAACTTCGATGCGATGGGCATCCACACCGGTGACTCCATCACCGTGGCGCCAGCCCAGACGCTGACCGACAAAGAATATCAAATCATGCGTAACGCCTCGATGGCGGTACTGCGTGAAATTGGCGTTGAAACTGGCGGTTCCAACGTTCAGTTTGCGGTTAACCCGAAAAACGGTCGCCTGATTGTTATCGAAATGAACCCGCGTGTGTCGCGTTCTTCGGCGCTGGCATCGAAAGCCACCGGCTTCCCGATTGCCAAAGTGGCGGCGAAACTGGCGGTGGGTTACACCCTTGACGAGCTGATGAACGACATCACCGGCGGGCGTACTCCGGCTTCCTTCGAACCGTCCATCGACTACGTGGTTACTAAAATTCCTCGCTTCAACTTCGAGAAATTCGCTGGTGCGAACGACCGTCTGACCACCCAGATGAAATCGGTTGGCGAAGTGATGGCGATTGGTCGCACGCAGCAGGAATCCTTGCAAAAAGCCCTGCGCGGCCTGGAAGTCGGTGCGACCGGCTTCGACCCGAAAGTGAGCCTCGATGACCCGGAAGCCCTGACAAAAATCCGCCGCGAACTGAAAGATGCCGGCGCAGAGCGTATCTGGTACATCGCCGATGCCTTCCGTGCGGGCTTGTCTGTAGACGGCGTTTTCAACCTGACCAACATTGATCGCTGGTTCCTGGTGCAAATTGAAGAGCTGGTGCGTCTGGAAGAGAAAGTGGCAGAAGTGGGCATCACTGGCCTGAACGCTGACTTCCTGCGCCAGCTAAAACGCAAAGGCTTTGCTGATGCGCGTCTGGCAAAACTGGCGGGCGTGCGTGAAGCGGAAATCCGCAAGCTGCGCGACCAGTATGATTTGCATCCGGTCTACAAACGTGTGGATACCTGTGCGGCAGAGTTTGCTACCGACACCGCTTACATGTACTCCACTTATGAAGAAGAGTGCGAAGCGAATCCGTCTACTGACCGTGAAAAAATCATGGTGCTCGGCGGCGGCCCGAACCGTATCGGTCAGGGGATCGAATTCGACTACTGCTGCGTACACGCCTCGCTGGCGCTGCGCGAAGACGGTTACGAAACCATTATGGTTAACTGTAACCCGGAAACTGTCTCTACCGACTACGACACGTCCGACCGTCTCTACTTTGAGCCGGTAACCCTGGAAGATGTGCTGGAAATCGTGCGTATTGAGAAGCCGAAAGGCGTTATCGTTCAGTATGGCGGTCAGACCCCGCTGAAACTGGCGCGCGCACTGGAAGCCGCTGGCGTGCCGGTTATCGGCACCAGCCCGGATGCCATCGACCGTGCAGAAGACCGTGAACGCTTCCAGCACGCGGTTGACCGTCTGAAACTGAAACAACCGGCTAACGCTACCGTTACCGCTATTGAAATGGCGGTTGAGAAGGCGAAAGAGATTGGCTACCCGCTGGTGGTGCGCCCATCTTACGTTCTCGGCGGTCGGGCGATGGAAATCGTCTACGATGAAGCCGACCTGCGCCGTTACTTCCAGACGGCGGTGAGTGTCTCTAACGATGCGCCGGTGCTGCTGGATCATTTCCTTGATGACGCGGTAGAAGTTGATGTGGACGCCATCTGCGACGGCGAAATGGTGCTGATTGGCGGCATCATGGAGCATATTGAGCAGGCGGGCGTGCACTCCGGTGACTCCGCATGTTCTCTGCCAGCCTACACCTTAAGTCAGGAAATTCAGGATGTGATGCGCCAGCAGGTGCAGAAACTGGCCTTCGAATTGCAGGTGCGCGGTCTGATGAACGTGCAGTTTGCAGTGAAAAACAACGAAGTCTACCTGATTGAAGTTAACCCGCGTGCGGCGCGTACCGTTCCGTTCGTCTCCAAAGCCACCGGTGTACCGCTGGCAAAAGTGGCGGCGCGCGTGATGGCTGGCAAATCGCTGGCTGAGCAGGGCGTAACTAAAGAAGTTATCCCGCCGTACTACTCGGTGAAAGAAGTGGTGCTGCCGTTCAACAAATTCCCCGGCGTTGACCCGCTGTTAGGGCCAGAAATGCGCTCCACCGGGGAAGTGATGGGCGTCGGTCGCACCTTCGCTGAAGCGTTTGCTAAAGCGCAACTGGGTAGTAACTCCACCATGAAGAAACACGGTCGTGCGCTGCTCTCCGTGCGTGAAGGCGACAAAGAACGCGTGGTTGATCTGGCGGCAAAACTGCTGAAACAGGGCTTCGAGCTGGATGCGACCCACGGTACGGCGATTGTGCTGGGCGAAGCGGGTATTAATCCACGTCTGGTGAACAAAGTGCATGAAGGTCGTCCGCACATTCAGGATCGTATTAAGAATGGCGAATATACCTACATCATCAACACCACGTCAGGTCGTCGCGCGATTGAAGACTCCCGCGTGATTCGTCGCAGCGCGCTGCAATATAAAGTACATTACGACACCACCCTGAACGGCGGTTTTGCTACCGCGATGGCACTGAATGCAGATGCGACCGAAAAAGTTATTTCGGTACAGGAAATGCACGCGCAGATCAAATAATAGCGTGTCATGGCAGATATTTTTTATCCGCCAATTTGATCGAATAACTAATACGGTTCTCTGATGAGAACCGTTTTTTTTACCAGTAAGGATAATCTTTCCGGGAAACTCTATTTTTGATGATGTAAGCAGGATTTAGCTCACACTTATTGACAGGGAAGTTGCATACTATCGATATATCCACAATTTTAATATGGCCTTGTTTGATTGCTTCAAAACGAGTCATAGCCAGACTTTTAATTTGTGAAACTGGAGTTCGTATGTGTGAAGGATATGTTGAAAAACCACTCTATTTGTTAATCGCCGAATGGATGATGGCTGAAAATCGCTGGGTGATAGCAAGAGAGATCTCTATTCATTTCGATATTGAACACAGCAAGGCGATTAATACCCTAACTTATATTCTGTCGGAAGTCGCAGAAATAAGCTGCGAAGTTAAGATGATCCCTAATAAGCTGGAAGGGCGGGGATGTCAGTGCCAGCGACTGGTTAAAGTGGTCGATATTGATGAGCACATTTACGCGCGCCTGCGCAATAACAGCCGGGAAAAATTAGTCGGCGTAAGAAAGACGCCGCGTATTCCTGCCGTTCCGCTCACGGAACTTAACCGCGAGCAGAAGTGGCAGATGATGTTGTCAAAGAGTATGCGTCGTTAATGTCATTTCGTTGATACCACGCAGCCTGGTTGCTGGATGCGATGCTGGCGCATCTTATCCGGCCTACGGTTGCGCTCCTGGTTGGTCGGATAAGGCGTTTACGCCGCATCCGATGATGTTACCGCTTTGGCGTCACATCCGTCGTCCCCTGCAAACGGGGACGATTTTCCTCCATTTGCCTCAACGGTTGCGTTTCATGTAACGCTGCATGGCAGCGCCCGACAAGATCCTGATACTCTTTAGTATTCAATTGCTTCCAGTGCAACTCGTCATCGCTGACGCTGCGCACGGCACGGGCTGGCGTGCCCATCAACAACTGGCGTTTCTCGCCGCGAAAGCCTGCTTTGACAAAGCTCATGGCGGCAACAATGCTCTCTTCACCAATGACCGCGCCATCCATAATCACGCTGTTCATCCCGACCAATGCATCACGACCGATCACACAGCCATGCAGGATCGCGCCATGACCGATATGACCGTTTTCCCCGACAATGGTGTCAGTATCGCTGTAGCCATGCATAATGCAGCCATCCTGAATATTGGCTCCTGCTTGCACAATCAGTCGTCCGTAATCACCACGCAGCGAGGCGAGGGGACCGATGTAGACTCCGGCTCCCACAATTACATCGCCAATCAATACCGCACTGGGATGGACAAACGCCGTCGGGTGAACCACCGGAATTAATCCCTCAAAGGCGTAATAGCTCACGGTTATTAACGCCCTTTCCACACCGGATCGCGCTTCTCAGCAAACGCCAGCGGCCCTTCAATGGCATCTTCCGAATGCAGAACTGAGGGATAGTTTTTCAACACACCGCTGCGAATATAGCGATATGCTTCTTCAACCGGCATTTCGCTGGTGGTGCGATAGATCTCTTTCAGTGCCGCAATTGCCAGCGGGGCGCTATTAACAAGCTGCTGCGCCAGTTCGCGGGCGTTATCCATCAGTTCAGCCTGGCTAACCACGCGGTTGACTACCCCCCAACGCAGCGCCTCTTCTGCGCCCATTCGTCTGCCGGTCATCACCATTTCATTGACGACGGCAGGTGGTAGGATCTTCGGCAGACGCAGCACGCCGCCGCTGTCCGGGACAATACCCAGTTTGGCTTCCGGCAGGGCGAAGCTGGCATTATCGGCACAAACAATAAAATCTGCCGCCAGCGCCAGTTCAAAGCCGCCGCCAAAGGCGTAGCCGTTCACGGCTGCGATAACCGGTTTATCGAGATTGAAAATTTCGGTTAACCCAGCAAATCCGCCTGGCCCGAAATCAGCATCCGGCGCTTCGCCTTCTGCTGCCGCTTTTAAATCCCAGCCGGCGGAAAAGAATTTCTCTCCGGCTCCGGTAATAATAGCGACGCGCAATTGCGGATCGTCACGGAAATTAAGAAATACTTCGCCCATCTCAAAGCTGGTTTTTGCATCAATAGCATTGGCTTTTGGACGATCAAGGGTAATTTCCAGAATTGATCCATTGCGGGTCAGATGTAATGATTCACTCATTCCTTTTCTCCATTTTTATTTTTTCAGGGACGACAACATCCCTGCAAAGAATGCATTTATTTTTAGAGCGTGATTATTAGCTGGCAGGATAATTCCCTGCCATTATGTTTATTTCAGATTCTTTCTGATTATTTTCCCCGAGCAATTACGCGGCAGATCTTTTCTGATCTCCAGATAAGAAGGCACTTTAAATTTCGCCATATTTTGTTCACAGAAGCAGAAAAATTCTTCCTCGCTCAATGTTTCACCTTCATTCAGCACCACAAAGGCCTTGATAGCTTCATCGCGAATAGAATCTTTAATACCAACAACCACGATATCCTGAATTTTCGGATGG
It encodes:
- the rihC gene encoding ribonucleoside hydrolase RihC; amino-acid sequence: MRLPIFLDTDPGIDDAAAIAAAIFAPQLDLQLMTTVGGNVSVQKTTRNALQLLHFWDADIPLAQGAATPLVRAPRDASYVHGESGMEGYDFVEHNRKPLEKPAFLAIRDALMCAPEPVTLVAIGPLTNIALLLSQCPECKPHIRRLVIMGGSAGRGNFTPNAEFNIAIDPEAAAQVFQSGLEIVMCGLDVTNQAMLTPEYLITLPELNRTGKMLHALFSHYRSGSMQSGLRMHDLCAIAWLVRPDLFTLKPCFVAVETQGEFTAGTTVVDIDGRLDKPANVQVALDLDVKGFQQWVAEVLALAP
- the dapB gene encoding 4-hydroxy-tetrahydrodipicolinate reductase; the encoded protein is MHDANIRVAIAGAGGRMGRQLIQAALALEGVQLGAALEREGSSLLGSDAGELAGAGKTGIIVQSSLDVVKDDFDVFIDFTRPEGTLNHLAFCRQHGKGMVIGTTGFDDAGKQAIGEAAKDIAIVFAANFSVGVNVMLKLLEKAAQVMGDYTDIEIIEAHHRHKVDAPSGTALAMGEAIAHALDKDLKDCAVYSREGHTGERVPGTIGFATVRAGDIVGEHTAMFADIGERLEITHKASSRMTFANGAVRSALWLSGKESGLFDMRDVLNLNKL
- the carA gene encoding glutamine-hydrolyzing carbamoyl-phosphate synthase small subunit, giving the protein MIKSALLVLEDGTQFHGRAIGATGSAVGEVVFNTSMTGYQEILTDPSYSRQIVTLTYPHIGNVGTNDADEESSQVHAQGLVIRDLPLIASNFRNTEDLSSYLKRHNIVAIADIDTRKLTRLLREKGAQNGCIIAGDNPDAALALEKARAFPGLNGMDLAKEVTTAEAYSWTQGSWRLTGGLPEAKKEDELPFHVVAYDFGAKRNILRMLVDRGCRLTIVPAQTSAEDVLKMNPDGIFLSNGPGDPAPCDYAITAIQKFLETDIPVFGICLGHQLLALASGAKTIKMKFGHHGGNHPVKDIEKNVVMITAQNHGFAVDEATLPANLRVTHKSLFDGTLQGIHRTDKPAFSFQGHPEASPGPHDAAPLFDHFIELIEQYRKTAK
- the carB gene encoding carbamoyl-phosphate synthase large subunit, which gives rise to MPKRTDIKSILILGAGPIVIGQACEFDYSGAQACKALREEGYRVILVNSNPATIMTDPEMADATYIEPIHWEVVRKIIEKERPDAVLPTMGGQTALNCALELERQGVLEEFGVTMIGATADAIDKAEDRRRFDVAMKKIGLETARSGIAHTMEEALAVAAEVGFPCIIRPSFTMGGSGGGIAYNREEFEEICARGLDLSPTKELLIDESLIGWKEYEMEVVRDKNDNCIIVCSIENFDAMGIHTGDSITVAPAQTLTDKEYQIMRNASMAVLREIGVETGGSNVQFAVNPKNGRLIVIEMNPRVSRSSALASKATGFPIAKVAAKLAVGYTLDELMNDITGGRTPASFEPSIDYVVTKIPRFNFEKFAGANDRLTTQMKSVGEVMAIGRTQQESLQKALRGLEVGATGFDPKVSLDDPEALTKIRRELKDAGAERIWYIADAFRAGLSVDGVFNLTNIDRWFLVQIEELVRLEEKVAEVGITGLNADFLRQLKRKGFADARLAKLAGVREAEIRKLRDQYDLHPVYKRVDTCAAEFATDTAYMYSTYEEECEANPSTDREKIMVLGGGPNRIGQGIEFDYCCVHASLALREDGYETIMVNCNPETVSTDYDTSDRLYFEPVTLEDVLEIVRIEKPKGVIVQYGGQTPLKLARALEAAGVPVIGTSPDAIDRAEDRERFQHAVDRLKLKQPANATVTAIEMAVEKAKEIGYPLVVRPSYVLGGRAMEIVYDEADLRRYFQTAVSVSNDAPVLLDHFLDDAVEVDVDAICDGEMVLIGGIMEHIEQAGVHSGDSACSLPAYTLSQEIQDVMRQQVQKLAFELQVRGLMNVQFAVKNNEVYLIEVNPRAARTVPFVSKATGVPLAKVAARVMAGKSLAEQGVTKEVIPPYYSVKEVVLPFNKFPGVDPLLGPEMRSTGEVMGVGRTFAEAFAKAQLGSNSTMKKHGRALLSVREGDKERVVDLAAKLLKQGFELDATHGTAIVLGEAGINPRLVNKVHEGRPHIQDRIKNGEYTYIINTTSGRRAIEDSRVIRRSALQYKVHYDTTLNGGFATAMALNADATEKVISVQEMHAQIK
- the caiF gene encoding carnitine metabolism transcriptional regulator CaiF, which gives rise to MCEGYVEKPLYLLIAEWMMAENRWVIAREISIHFDIEHSKAINTLTYILSEVAEISCEVKMIPNKLEGRGCQCQRLVKVVDIDEHIYARLRNNSREKLVGVRKTPRIPAVPLTELNREQKWQMMLSKSMRR
- the caiE gene encoding carnitine operon protein CaiE, encoding MSYYAFEGLIPVVHPTAFVHPSAVLIGDVIVGAGVYIGPLASLRGDYGRLIVQAGANIQDGCIMHGYSDTDTIVGENGHIGHGAILHGCVIGRDALVGMNSVIMDGAVIGEESIVAAMSFVKAGFRGEKRQLLMGTPARAVRSVSDDELHWKQLNTKEYQDLVGRCHAALHETQPLRQMEENRPRLQGTTDVTPKR
- the caiD gene encoding crotonobetainyl-CoA hydratase codes for the protein MSESLHLTRNGSILEITLDRPKANAIDAKTSFEMGEVFLNFRDDPQLRVAIITGAGEKFFSAGWDLKAAAEGEAPDADFGPGGFAGLTEIFNLDKPVIAAVNGYAFGGGFELALAADFIVCADNASFALPEAKLGIVPDSGGVLRLPKILPPAVVNEMVMTGRRMGAEEALRWGVVNRVVSQAELMDNARELAQQLVNSAPLAIAALKEIYRTTSEMPVEEAYRYIRSGVLKNYPSVLHSEDAIEGPLAFAEKRDPVWKGR